A single Saccharolobus shibatae B12 DNA region contains:
- the alba2 gene encoding chromatin protein Alba2 has translation MTEKLNEIVVRKTKNVEDHVLDVIVLFNQGIDEVILKGIGREISKAVDVYNSLKDRLGDGIQLVNVQTGSEVRDRRRISYILLRLKRVY, from the coding sequence ATGACAGAAAAATTAAATGAGATAGTAGTTAGAAAAACAAAAAATGTAGAAGATCATGTTTTAGATGTAATTGTCCTATTTAATCAAGGAATAGACGAAGTAATATTAAAAGGAATAGGAAGAGAAATTTCTAAAGCAGTAGACGTTTACAATTCATTAAAGGACAGATTAGGAGATGGCATACAATTGGTAAATGTACAGACTGGAAGCGAGGTTAGAGATAGAAGGCGTATATCATACATTTTGCTCAGACTTAAGAGGGTTTACTAA
- the rgy gene encoding reverse gyrase — protein MINVMYKNSCPNCGGDISADRLLNGLPCETCLPYINGIDGIDHISKVKALYNILLDNDKIKNYWNLYYNITTFETVFKYFKDKTGYEPWSLQKLWLRRLVSNQSFTMSAPTGLGKTTTLMTYSVFIGQDVVYIVPTKSLMEQVCKRLEKLGAQVSCGKVDQRKVSVITISYLNKNADSITSYKPNFVAIDDADAVIKSGKTTDRLVSLLGIPNDVYESAIQLIRLRNKYYFSNEFTEEIKEKIRELELKIAEFKDKISQLVIASATIRPKGIKQKALRLLTGFEPSSIQLYARNIIDTYTDNLDLSIIKELGSGGLILVSKEYGRSRLNEIKKYVEDLGFNAKLAISGRKFLDDFSQGKVDILVGSASYYGVAVRGIDEPKRLKYVIYYGVPKIKAKLFDALSNPFTLLRVGKMIGVNFSELQNKILVLSPSEAQLLKFSIIKGETINYQKLEQLRQELLYYISLVKDKLKEIGEETLISDNFVIAKQNTNYYIIYPDMITYLQGSGRASRLYNGGLTLGFSIILVDDKHIFEILKKKMQKLFPNTNFTSLSNINLSEIKTKLEESRKEEGNRVHFNISTGLLIVESPTKAKTIAKMFSRPSVRVINKVPVYETIIVDGNQIYVLDVVASKGHIVDLTLEDIGYYGIKIEYSGIIKPYYDLIKKCLDCNKTFSIASDKCPYCGSTNVQTAQTTINLLRELALSVDKVFIASDPDTEGEKIAYDLASFLSPYNSNIYRITYHEITKKAILEALRNPMKINTNLVMSQIVRRIEDRWIGFTLSNLLKTKFNGHNHGAGRVQTPVLGWIVDKTIKYKSAMGYVVYIDIAGYPIKMHFSERKKMEEYINNLQVVKIEKIFEEKILLSPLPPFTTDTLLIEANMKYKLPANLVMKIAQDLFEAGLITYHRTDSTHISSVGIEIAKEYLQKQGLIKDFVPRSWESSEEGAHEAIRPTRAIDVNELIQEIEENPYKYSIRFSKLHFLIYDLIFRRFMASQMSHAVGTKSRYLIKLNKNDNINAELLSNAEGGFIKVYPVKVYNLPLGEVKPKVNTGKGSSEQLLSYSDVISLMKSKGIGRPSTYAKTIENLVRHGYIVSSKRKSYLIATNRGISAYQFLSSKFYDLVSEGTTAKLMSKLDDIALSKLSASTVLLEIFSEISTLVNPLKSEQNV, from the coding sequence ATGATTAATGTAATGTATAAAAATTCCTGCCCTAACTGTGGTGGGGATATTTCTGCTGATAGGTTACTGAATGGTCTACCATGCGAGACTTGTTTACCGTATATTAATGGAATTGATGGTATAGATCATATTTCAAAGGTAAAAGCGCTATACAATATCCTACTCGATAACGATAAGATTAAAAATTACTGGAATTTATATTATAATATTACTACATTTGAAACTGTATTTAAATATTTTAAAGATAAAACTGGATATGAACCTTGGTCCCTCCAGAAATTATGGTTAAGAAGGCTTGTAAGTAATCAGAGCTTCACTATGTCAGCTCCTACTGGATTAGGAAAGACAACCACATTGATGACCTATTCCGTCTTTATCGGCCAAGACGTAGTATATATTGTTCCTACAAAGTCCTTAATGGAACAAGTTTGTAAAAGGCTAGAGAAATTGGGTGCTCAAGTATCTTGTGGAAAGGTTGATCAAAGGAAAGTAAGCGTAATAACAATAAGTTACCTTAATAAGAACGCGGACTCAATAACAAGTTATAAGCCAAACTTTGTAGCAATAGACGACGCAGATGCGGTAATCAAAAGTGGTAAAACTACTGATAGATTGGTTAGTCTATTGGGGATTCCAAATGATGTCTATGAAAGTGCAATTCAACTTATTAGATTAAGGAATAAATACTATTTCTCTAATGAATTTACGGAAGAAATTAAAGAGAAAATTAGGGAATTGGAACTTAAGATAGCTGAATTTAAGGATAAAATTTCCCAGCTAGTTATAGCTAGCGCGACAATACGACCTAAAGGTATTAAGCAAAAGGCCTTAAGGTTACTAACCGGTTTTGAACCCTCTTCTATTCAGTTGTACGCTAGGAATATCATTGATACTTACACGGACAATCTAGATCTTTCAATAATTAAGGAGTTGGGAAGTGGTGGGTTGATTCTAGTCTCGAAAGAATATGGAAGATCTAGATTAAATGAAATAAAGAAATATGTCGAAGATTTAGGTTTCAACGCTAAGCTAGCAATAAGTGGAAGAAAATTCCTTGATGATTTTTCTCAAGGTAAAGTAGATATTCTAGTGGGTTCTGCATCTTATTACGGTGTTGCTGTTAGAGGAATTGATGAGCCTAAAAGACTAAAATATGTAATATATTATGGAGTCCCAAAAATAAAGGCTAAGCTATTTGATGCCTTATCTAATCCATTTACTTTACTAAGAGTAGGCAAAATGATTGGAGTCAATTTCTCGGAGTTACAGAATAAGATTTTGGTACTGAGCCCTTCTGAGGCTCAGTTGTTAAAGTTCTCTATAATAAAAGGGGAGACTATAAACTATCAAAAACTAGAGCAATTAAGACAGGAATTACTGTATTATATTTCCTTAGTTAAAGATAAGTTAAAGGAGATAGGAGAGGAGACTTTAATTTCAGATAATTTCGTAATTGCTAAGCAGAATACGAATTATTACATAATTTACCCAGATATGATAACGTATTTACAAGGCTCTGGAAGGGCAAGTAGACTTTACAATGGGGGATTAACTCTTGGGTTTTCAATAATTCTGGTAGATGATAAACATATCTTTGAAATATTGAAAAAGAAAATGCAGAAATTGTTTCCTAACACTAACTTTACTTCATTATCTAATATAAATTTATCTGAAATAAAAACTAAACTGGAAGAATCTAGAAAAGAAGAGGGAAATAGAGTACATTTTAATATATCAACTGGTCTACTCATAGTAGAATCTCCAACAAAAGCAAAGACTATAGCTAAGATGTTTAGCAGACCTTCGGTTAGGGTGATAAATAAAGTACCAGTATACGAAACTATCATAGTAGATGGCAATCAAATATATGTGCTAGATGTAGTAGCCTCAAAAGGTCATATTGTAGATCTGACCTTAGAGGATATAGGATATTATGGGATAAAAATAGAGTATAGTGGGATTATAAAACCATATTATGACTTAATAAAGAAATGCCTAGATTGTAATAAGACATTTTCTATTGCTTCAGATAAATGCCCTTACTGTGGTTCTACAAACGTTCAAACAGCTCAGACTACGATTAATTTACTTAGAGAGCTGGCGTTGTCAGTGGATAAAGTGTTCATAGCGTCTGATCCCGACACTGAAGGTGAGAAAATAGCATATGATCTAGCTTCATTCTTGTCTCCATATAACTCCAATATTTACAGAATAACATACCATGAAATTACTAAGAAGGCAATATTGGAGGCATTAAGGAATCCCATGAAGATCAATACTAATCTAGTGATGAGTCAGATAGTTAGAAGGATAGAAGATAGGTGGATAGGTTTCACGCTAAGTAACTTACTAAAAACGAAGTTTAATGGGCATAATCATGGTGCAGGTAGAGTGCAAACCCCGGTTTTAGGTTGGATAGTGGATAAAACGATTAAGTACAAGAGTGCAATGGGTTATGTGGTTTATATCGACATTGCAGGGTACCCCATTAAAATGCATTTCAGTGAAAGAAAGAAAATGGAGGAATATATAAATAATTTACAAGTCGTTAAGATTGAAAAAATCTTTGAAGAAAAAATATTGCTATCCCCCTTGCCTCCTTTTACTACAGACACTTTACTTATTGAGGCTAATATGAAATATAAACTACCAGCTAATCTTGTAATGAAGATTGCTCAAGATTTATTTGAGGCTGGCCTAATAACATATCATAGAACTGATAGTACTCATATTTCCTCTGTAGGAATAGAAATAGCTAAGGAGTATCTTCAAAAGCAAGGGCTTATTAAAGATTTTGTTCCCAGATCGTGGGAATCATCAGAAGAAGGTGCTCATGAGGCAATAAGACCAACTAGAGCTATCGATGTTAATGAGCTAATTCAAGAAATAGAGGAAAATCCTTATAAGTATTCGATAAGGTTTAGCAAATTGCACTTCTTAATTTACGACTTGATCTTTAGGCGATTTATGGCAAGCCAGATGTCTCATGCAGTAGGTACTAAGAGCAGATATTTGATAAAGCTAAACAAGAATGACAATATCAATGCAGAATTATTAAGTAATGCTGAAGGTGGGTTTATTAAGGTGTATCCGGTTAAGGTGTACAATTTACCTTTGGGTGAGGTTAAACCTAAAGTTAACACTGGTAAAGGATCAAGTGAACAATTGCTAAGTTACTCGGACGTAATATCATTAATGAAATCAAAGGGGATTGGGAGGCCTAGTACATATGCGAAAACTATAGAGAACCTAGTGAGGCATGGGTATATAGTTAGTAGTAAAAGAAAGTCATATCTAATAGCAACAAACCGTGGTATCTCAGCGTACCAATTTCTAAGTTCCAAATTCTACGATCTGGTATCTGAAGGTACAACAGCGAAATTAATGAGCAAACTGGATGATATTGCACTAAGTAAGTTAAGCGCATCTACAGTGTTATTAGAAATATTTAGTGAGATATCTACCTTAGTAAACCCTCTTAAGTCTGAGCAAAATGTATGA
- the alba1 gene encoding chromatin protein Alba1, with translation MSSGTPTPSNVVLIGKKPVMNYVLAALTLLNQGVSEIVIKARGRAISKAVDTVEIVRNRFLPDKIEIKEIRVGSQVVTSQDGRQSRVSTIEIAIRKK, from the coding sequence ATGAGCAGCGGAACCCCAACTCCAAGTAATGTAGTCTTAATAGGAAAGAAACCAGTAATGAACTATGTCTTAGCTGCATTAACTCTACTAAATCAAGGAGTTAGCGAAATTGTAATCAAAGCTAGAGGAAGAGCTATTAGTAAGGCCGTAGATACTGTGGAAATAGTAAGGAACAGATTCTTACCAGACAAGATAGAGATTAAGGAAATTAGAGTAGGAAGTCAAGTAGTAACAAGCCAAGACGGAAGACAATCAAGAGTTTCAACAATAGAAATTGCTATAAGGAAAAAGTAA
- a CDS encoding DEAD/DEAH box helicase gives MSLRTFYIKQWLDEDDFKRLLLFSRYLGRDSNGSQFVIDLERAKRNGVKPSEIMEILEDYDVKLSQEDFARLKEKLMDCSFEIEAGKIIMKPYTYLADVLEKINERNENGEYKFKIKYDKQNRRFIIRPMDYYNLLQKLRENGLEVKELNLSFKEFEFEFNGQLREYQIEAIENWIKNGNRGVIALPTGAGKTVVGIKGIDVIKKPTLIVTFTKEQMLQWKEAILKFTSKRPDIGFYYSEEKRIRPITITTYHTAYRHLPQLFDKFYLLIVDEVHHLPADKFKAIAEGLIAPYRMGLSATPHREDNKHNELFSLIGGIVYYKSVTELAKLGYLASYEIIQKKVRLTLEERKRYNELLNKFKALSKGRKVSELIELVKKGDESAIEAMRVYNEMRKIVNFASEKMRALDEILKSEKGKILIFTQYVDQAEEIARRYNCLLLTGKMSKEERKRVLATFKTMSAGILVLTTVGDEGIDIPDANVGIIVTGTSSRRQFIQRLGRIMRPYNGKQAKLYEIVVSGTPEEYQAKKRKETDILTFEGIPYQSSENFDKDQDKLSPLDR, from the coding sequence ATGTCCTTGAGGACTTTCTATATCAAACAGTGGTTAGATGAAGATGATTTCAAGAGATTATTATTGTTCTCGAGATATTTAGGAAGAGATAGTAATGGATCTCAGTTCGTAATTGATTTGGAAAGAGCTAAAAGAAATGGAGTAAAACCAAGCGAGATAATGGAAATTTTAGAGGATTACGATGTGAAGCTTTCTCAAGAGGATTTTGCAAGATTGAAGGAAAAACTCATGGATTGTTCCTTTGAAATAGAGGCCGGTAAAATAATTATGAAACCATATACCTATCTTGCAGACGTTCTAGAGAAAATTAATGAGAGAAATGAGAATGGGGAGTACAAATTCAAAATCAAATATGATAAGCAAAATAGAAGATTCATAATACGTCCAATGGATTATTATAACCTATTGCAAAAATTGAGAGAAAATGGATTAGAGGTCAAGGAATTAAACCTTTCATTTAAAGAGTTTGAGTTTGAATTTAATGGGCAATTAAGGGAATATCAAATAGAGGCCATAGAAAATTGGATTAAGAATGGAAATAGGGGAGTCATAGCACTTCCGACAGGGGCTGGAAAGACAGTAGTTGGAATAAAAGGTATAGATGTAATCAAAAAGCCTACTCTCATTGTAACCTTTACCAAAGAGCAAATGCTACAATGGAAAGAAGCTATACTAAAGTTTACCTCAAAAAGACCTGACATTGGGTTTTATTACTCAGAGGAAAAGAGAATAAGACCAATAACCATAACTACTTATCATACGGCGTATAGGCATCTTCCACAACTATTTGATAAATTTTACCTACTAATAGTGGACGAAGTTCATCATTTACCTGCAGATAAGTTTAAAGCAATAGCAGAAGGCTTAATAGCTCCTTATAGGATGGGTCTTTCGGCGACTCCCCATAGAGAGGATAATAAACACAATGAGTTATTTAGCCTAATAGGTGGAATAGTATATTATAAGTCAGTTACCGAACTAGCCAAGTTAGGTTATCTAGCCTCCTATGAAATTATTCAGAAAAAAGTAAGACTAACCTTAGAAGAGAGAAAAAGGTACAATGAGTTATTAAACAAGTTTAAGGCATTATCTAAAGGCAGAAAGGTAAGTGAGTTAATTGAGTTAGTAAAGAAAGGTGATGAAAGTGCTATTGAAGCCATGAGGGTTTATAATGAAATGAGAAAAATAGTGAATTTTGCTTCAGAGAAAATGAGGGCATTAGACGAGATACTTAAATCCGAAAAAGGAAAGATTCTAATATTTACTCAGTACGTTGATCAAGCTGAAGAAATAGCTAGAAGGTATAACTGTTTACTATTAACCGGTAAGATGTCTAAAGAGGAGAGGAAGAGAGTTTTAGCAACCTTTAAAACTATGAGTGCAGGAATTCTTGTTTTGACTACTGTGGGGGATGAGGGAATCGATATTCCAGATGCTAATGTAGGAATTATTGTAACTGGAACAAGTTCTAGAAGGCAGTTTATTCAAAGATTAGGTAGGATTATGAGGCCCTATAATGGTAAGCAAGCAAAACTTTATGAGATAGTTGTAAGTGGTACTCCAGAGGAGTATCAGGCTAAAAAGAGAAAAGAAACTGATATTCTCACATTTGAGGGTATACCTTATCAATCCTCCGAAAACTTCGATAAGGATCAAGATAAACTTAGTCCTTTAGATCGATGA
- the gatC gene encoding Asp-tRNA(Asn) amidotransferase subunit GatC — MKIEVNENLIKHLENLSLIQLSQNEEKMLENNIANIIKFFEKINELDLSNVEPLFHPLPQGRLRKDTPRDPLDRENALKNVKRKENGYIVGPRTYGE; from the coding sequence ATGAAAATAGAGGTCAATGAGAATTTAATTAAACATTTAGAAAACTTATCTTTAATTCAATTAAGTCAGAATGAAGAAAAAATGTTGGAAAATAATATAGCAAATATCATAAAATTCTTTGAGAAGATAAACGAGCTTGATTTAAGTAATGTAGAACCACTATTTCATCCTCTCCCTCAAGGGAGACTAAGGAAAGATACTCCAAGAGATCCATTAGATAGGGAAAATGCACTCAAAAACGTGAAAAGAAAAGAAAACGGATATATAGTAGGACCTAGAACTTACGGTGAATAA
- the gatA gene encoding Asp-tRNA(Asn)/Glu-tRNA(Gln) amidotransferase subunit GatA, giving the protein MIVELVNDLKNKNLEAEEYVERTYEKIGKYDKYTNAFITIRSKEEVLREVKENINKGGKLAGILIAIKDNISTKGIRTTCASKMLEDYIPPYDATVIEKLKKEGAVIVGKTNMDEFAMGSTTETSYFGPTRNPWNLERTPGGSSGGSGAALAAGYVELALGSDTGGSIRAPAAYNATFGLKPSYGTVSRFGLVAYANSLEQIGPMARNAEDLGLLFSIIAGPDDKDATTIDLSLNFEFKEQNVKNVRIGVLSDILEMSEKPVSGVIKDVIDKLSSEGALIEDTKLGNAEYALPAYYIIAMSEASSNLARYDGVRYGYSKYMEGNWREVYAKNRGEAFGIEVKRRILLGSFILSAGYYEEFYLKALKVRNLLKKSLDELFKKYDILVSPTMPILPPKIGEVINDPVRMYAMDLNTVIANLAAIPALSLPAGFYNDLPIGLQLMGKYLSDIYLINISSYIERNVTKLYNLTAPIKI; this is encoded by the coding sequence ATGATAGTGGAATTAGTCAATGATTTAAAAAATAAGAATTTAGAGGCTGAAGAGTACGTTGAGAGAACTTATGAGAAAATAGGCAAATACGATAAGTACACCAACGCGTTTATAACTATTAGAAGCAAGGAAGAGGTATTAAGGGAAGTAAAAGAAAACATTAACAAAGGGGGCAAATTAGCAGGAATACTAATTGCCATCAAGGATAACATCTCAACCAAGGGAATTAGAACTACTTGTGCATCAAAGATGTTAGAAGATTACATACCTCCATATGATGCTACAGTTATAGAAAAATTAAAGAAGGAAGGAGCGGTAATTGTTGGTAAAACAAATATGGACGAATTCGCTATGGGTTCAACTACAGAGACGAGTTATTTTGGTCCCACTAGAAATCCTTGGAATTTAGAAAGAACCCCTGGAGGTTCATCTGGAGGTAGTGGAGCAGCTCTAGCAGCTGGTTATGTCGAATTGGCGTTAGGTAGCGATACTGGAGGTTCTATAAGAGCGCCAGCTGCATATAATGCAACTTTTGGTTTAAAGCCATCTTATGGCACAGTGAGTAGATTTGGTCTAGTAGCTTATGCAAATAGTTTAGAACAAATAGGACCTATGGCTAGAAATGCTGAAGACTTAGGATTGCTTTTCTCAATAATTGCTGGACCCGACGATAAGGACGCTACTACAATTGACTTATCTCTAAATTTTGAGTTTAAGGAACAGAACGTGAAAAACGTTAGGATAGGTGTTCTTAGTGATATTTTAGAAATGTCAGAAAAACCAGTATCTGGTGTGATAAAAGATGTTATAGATAAACTATCTAGTGAAGGAGCTCTAATTGAAGATACTAAATTAGGTAATGCAGAATACGCACTACCAGCATACTACATAATAGCAATGTCTGAAGCAAGCTCTAATTTAGCTAGATATGATGGAGTTAGGTACGGATATAGCAAATACATGGAAGGGAATTGGCGTGAGGTTTATGCTAAAAATAGAGGAGAAGCGTTTGGTATAGAGGTAAAGAGGAGGATCCTCCTTGGTAGTTTTATCTTAAGTGCTGGATATTATGAGGAATTTTACCTCAAGGCATTAAAGGTTAGAAATTTACTTAAGAAAAGCCTAGACGAATTATTCAAAAAATATGATATTTTAGTCTCTCCTACAATGCCTATATTACCGCCTAAAATAGGTGAGGTAATCAATGACCCTGTGAGAATGTATGCAATGGATCTAAATACTGTAATAGCTAACTTAGCTGCAATACCAGCATTATCGTTGCCAGCGGGATTTTATAATGATTTACCAATAGGATTACAATTAATGGGAAAATATCTATCAGATATTTATTTAATTAACATTTCATCCTATATAGAGAGAAATGTTACAAAATTGTACAATTTAACAGCACCAATTAAGATCTAA
- the twy1 gene encoding 4-demethylwyosine synthase TYW1 — translation MYNMQSNLRIDTVSEIFKELQKEKYHIIGTHSAYKKCHWTHSALVANRSCYKGKFYGIESHRCVQMTPTAAWCWFRCVHCWRLEPEDVGLEWDDTKMPAYDDPEYIVERSIEEHKKAVSGYLGRNDVNIQKVKDAMRPAHVAISLTGEPTLYEKLGDLIKEYHKRGMTTFLVTSGVRPDILASLEEEPTQLFVSLQAPNEIKHKMINRPVVANSWQLVMKTLEILPSFSSPTVIRFTMIKGYNMSEQDAREFAKLMEIAMPTYIEIKAYMHVGPSTYRLSRDAMPKHKEIREFAKTLAQYTGYKILSEHVPSRIVLLSKLDKPIKIGNAWNDKWDWSTIDMEDDMSGEYKEAEQGCTEGST, via the coding sequence ATGTACAATATGCAAAGTAATTTAAGGATCGATACAGTAAGTGAGATATTTAAAGAGTTACAAAAAGAGAAGTACCACATCATTGGCACTCACAGCGCATATAAGAAATGTCATTGGACTCATTCTGCTCTTGTAGCTAATAGATCTTGCTATAAGGGCAAATTCTATGGAATTGAGAGTCATAGATGCGTACAAATGACTCCAACTGCAGCCTGGTGCTGGTTTAGATGCGTACATTGTTGGAGATTAGAACCAGAGGATGTTGGACTAGAGTGGGACGATACGAAAATGCCCGCATATGATGATCCAGAATATATTGTAGAGAGGAGTATAGAAGAACATAAGAAGGCCGTTTCTGGATATCTAGGAAGAAATGATGTTAACATCCAAAAGGTAAAAGATGCGATGAGACCCGCGCATGTTGCAATAAGTTTAACTGGAGAACCTACACTTTATGAGAAACTTGGTGATCTTATAAAGGAGTATCATAAAAGAGGCATGACAACCTTTCTTGTAACAAGTGGTGTAAGACCAGATATATTAGCAAGCTTAGAAGAAGAGCCTACTCAGTTATTTGTATCTCTACAAGCTCCGAATGAGATAAAACACAAGATGATTAATAGACCAGTAGTTGCTAATTCTTGGCAATTAGTTATGAAGACTTTAGAGATCTTACCTAGTTTTAGTTCTCCAACTGTGATAAGATTTACAATGATAAAGGGATACAATATGAGTGAGCAAGATGCTAGAGAATTTGCGAAGTTAATGGAAATTGCAATGCCCACCTATATAGAGATTAAAGCTTATATGCACGTTGGACCATCAACCTATAGATTAAGTAGAGATGCGATGCCAAAACATAAAGAGATAAGAGAATTCGCAAAGACCTTAGCACAATACACTGGATATAAAATTTTATCAGAGCACGTGCCCAGTAGAATAGTTCTCCTAAGTAAATTGGATAAGCCAATTAAGATTGGAAATGCGTGGAATGATAAATGGGATTGGTCTACTATTGATATGGAAGATGATATGAGTGGAGAATATAAGGAAGCAGAACAAGGTTGTACAGAGGGATCAACTTGA
- a CDS encoding CTP-dependent riboflavin kinase: MAYSKGKSYVTQSELAKMLNFSQQSISRKLKELEDDKLIVRIISKEGEIIRLTEEGERFLSSCLSSLKDAILSLHSLEIKGNIVSGLGEGKIFLSMDYYKSQINKIMGFDPYPGTLNIVIYDKLSLENRLLLDSSPSLIVPEYKQKDRVLGAVRLYPASINKLTPAAVVIPLRTTHPKSVIEVISPFHLREKLNLKDGDEVTIEVYV, encoded by the coding sequence ATAGCCTATTCAAAGGGCAAATCGTACGTAACGCAGTCAGAGTTAGCTAAGATGCTTAATTTCTCACAGCAATCAATATCTCGTAAATTAAAAGAATTAGAGGATGATAAACTGATAGTAAGAATAATATCTAAAGAAGGAGAGATAATAAGATTAACAGAAGAGGGAGAAAGATTTTTGAGTTCATGTTTAAGTAGCTTAAAAGATGCCATATTGTCACTTCATAGTCTTGAGATAAAAGGAAATATCGTATCTGGGCTTGGGGAAGGCAAAATATTTCTATCAATGGATTACTATAAAAGCCAAATAAACAAAATAATGGGATTTGACCCTTATCCAGGTACGCTAAATATTGTAATATACGATAAACTATCTCTAGAAAATAGATTACTCTTAGACTCATCACCTTCTCTAATAGTGCCCGAATATAAGCAAAAGGATAGAGTATTAGGCGCAGTTAGATTATATCCTGCCTCAATTAATAAACTAACACCGGCTGCAGTAGTAATTCCCTTAAGAACTACACATCCAAAGAGCGTAATAGAGGTAATTTCTCCATTTCATCTCAGGGAAAAACTGAATTTAAAAGATGGAGATGAGGTAACAATAGAGGTTTATGTTTAA
- a CDS encoding DUF357 domain-containing protein, with product MDVDELRKRIEKYIKGMDERLKNIDSANNKVVELARLYTEDSKYYLEKGDYVTALVDIVYAEGLLDAKEIYENIDPKSNVSKKVFVAGTFDILHPGHIEFLKEASKYGRVYVTVARDSNSERIKGRKPINDEQTRLEIIKSVRYVFDAILGDQEDFLKSVERINPDIIFLGPDQKVDETKLLEELKKRGLSPQIIRLNERIRKWPHSSTTDIINEIKKRYCNLEQR from the coding sequence ATGGATGTTGACGAGTTAAGGAAAAGAATAGAAAAGTACATTAAAGGAATGGATGAACGATTAAAGAATATCGACAGTGCCAACAATAAGGTGGTAGAATTAGCTAGATTGTATACTGAGGATTCTAAATATTATTTAGAGAAAGGTGATTACGTAACTGCATTAGTCGATATTGTTTATGCTGAGGGTTTGTTGGATGCGAAGGAGATTTATGAGAATATTGATCCCAAATCTAATGTATCGAAAAAAGTATTTGTCGCGGGTACTTTTGACATATTGCATCCTGGACATATAGAATTCTTAAAGGAGGCATCGAAATATGGAAGAGTTTACGTGACTGTGGCTAGGGATTCCAATTCAGAGAGAATTAAAGGTAGAAAGCCTATTAATGATGAGCAAACTAGATTAGAAATTATTAAGAGTGTAAGATACGTTTTTGATGCAATATTAGGCGATCAAGAAGATTTTCTAAAAAGTGTGGAAAGAATAAATCCCGATATAATTTTCCTAGGTCCAGACCAGAAAGTCGATGAAACTAAGCTTCTTGAGGAATTAAAAAAACGAGGCTTAAGTCCTCAAATAATTAGATTAAACGAGAGAATAAGGAAATGGCCTCATTCAAGTACAACAGATATAATAAATGAAATTAAAAAGAGGTATTGTAATCTGGAACAACGTTAA
- the dph5 gene encoding diphthine synthase, whose amino-acid sequence MSILSLVGLGISKKFITESAIDTLNNSDIIIFDKYTSRSCDINVDVLRRLVKGEKTFIEADRSLLENNSKIIMDYLDKNYNVSIASIGDVLIATTHVSLLIEAKQRGHNVKVIPGISVHCYLISKSLLSSYKFGKSVTVTFPYNDFIDPTPYNVIKDNRERGLHTILYLDLKSEKAMTANEALQILLRLEDKHRKNVLSKSDIVIVGARLGCDDEKIVAVTVEEASSYDFGNTPHIIIIPGNLHYMEADAIKWMLTS is encoded by the coding sequence GTGAGCATCTTAAGTCTAGTGGGTCTTGGAATCTCTAAGAAATTCATAACCGAGAGTGCTATAGATACATTAAATAATTCTGATATCATAATTTTCGATAAATACACGTCTAGATCTTGCGATATAAACGTTGATGTATTAAGGAGATTAGTAAAGGGAGAGAAGACTTTCATTGAAGCGGACAGAAGTTTATTAGAAAACAACTCGAAGATTATCATGGACTATTTAGATAAGAATTATAACGTGAGCATAGCTAGCATCGGAGATGTATTAATAGCTACAACTCACGTTTCACTACTTATAGAGGCTAAACAGCGGGGGCATAATGTAAAAGTGATTCCAGGTATTTCGGTACATTGCTATCTTATATCGAAATCTCTCTTATCTTCCTATAAATTCGGTAAGTCGGTCACAGTAACATTTCCTTACAACGATTTCATAGATCCTACTCCTTATAATGTGATTAAGGATAACAGAGAAAGAGGTCTTCATACCATACTATATCTGGATTTGAAAAGCGAGAAAGCCATGACTGCTAATGAAGCACTACAGATCTTATTGCGACTTGAAGATAAACATAGAAAAAATGTTCTTTCAAAATCTGATATTGTAATAGTTGGTGCTAGATTAGGCTGTGATGATGAGAAAATTGTTGCTGTCACCGTAGAAGAGGCTTCCTCATATGACTTCGGCAATACACCACATATTATTATAATTCCTGGTAATCTTCATTATATGGAGGCTGATGCTATAAAATGGATGTTGACGAGTTAA